The Aulosira sp. FACHB-615 nucleotide sequence TCAGGGAATTTTCTCTGACTACAGGTCAAGAATTGCGATCGCTGACTATCCCGACTAAATTCTTACCAGTAGTTCAAGATACTAACAGCGATGGTTTGATTAATACAGGTGATACCCAAACCTCTGGTGTCAGAAATAACTTGGCTTTGGAAAGTCTCACCATTACCCCAGACCAAACAACTTTATTCACCGCCACCGAAAATGCTTTATTCCAAGATGGGGCTGTGGCTTCTTTGGCTGCGGGTACACCTTCGCGCATCTTGCAATATGATTTGACTACAGGACAGCCAACAAAAGAATATTTGTATGTCACTGACCCAGTAGCAGAAACACCAGTACCAAATACTGCATTTAGCACCAACGGCTTAGTAGATTTACTAGCTATTGATAATCGCGGGACAATACTCGCTGTAGAACGTTCTTTTTCTACAGGCGTTCCTGGTACAGGCAATACAATCAAAATCTACGAAATCTCTCTCCAAGGTGCAACTGATATCAGCAGCATCAACTCACTTAGTAGTTTGACTGCGGCAGAATTAGCTGCAATTCAACCAGCCCAAAAACGCTTGCTGTTGAATTTGAATGATTTGGATTTGCCCACTGGCTTGGATAACATCGAAGGGATAGAATTTGGCCCCACCTTACCAGATGGTCGTCAATCAATTGTTCTGGTGAGTGACAACAACTTCAGCGCCACTCAGTTTACCCAAATTCTAACTTTGGGTGCAGATTTAATTCCCACCGTTGCACCGACTGTCGAAACCAGCCCCGCTTTGTTGGATGATGATATCCAAAATGCTGATGCAGATGATCCAGCGATTTATGTCAACGCCACAAATTCCGCCGACAGCTTGGTATTAACCTCAGTGAAAAATGGTGGGTTGCGAGTTTACAACTTGTCTGGGGAACTGTTGCAAACCTTCAATCCTGGGGATATTCGCTACAACAATATTGATTTGCAATATGGATTTAAGTTGGGGAATCAAACCATTGATATTGCCGTAGCCAGCGATCGCGAAAATGATCAACTAGCAATCTTCAAAATTAATCCCAACCCTACAACCCCCGGTGCATATTTAGAAGACATCACCGATAGCAGTCTTGGTACTATTTTTCAAGCAGCACCTTTTGAACCGCCTTATTCATCCGACGAACGCAGTGCTTACGGTTTGGCGCTATACCGCAGTCCCCAAAGCAATGATTACTATGCCTTTGTTAGCCGTCGGGAAACTGGAGACGTAGCCCAATTAAGATTAATAGACAAAGGTAATGGTCAAATTGGTGCAGAACTAGTTAGACAGTTTACCATTCCGACCACAGCAGGGCGATCGCCGCAAACAGAAGGGATGGTAGTTGACCAAGAAACAGGTTATCTCTACATTGGTCAAGAAGATGTCGGTATCTGGAAATTTGACGCAGAACCTTTTGGAAACAATACAGGTACACTGATTGATCGCGTCCGCGATTTGGGTGGTAGTAATCTTACCAACGATGTTGAAGGATTAACAATTTACTACGGTAGTGATGGTCAAGGCTATTTGTTAGCTTCTAGCCAAGGCGATAACACCTTTGTGGCTTACAACCGTGCTGGTAATAACGAGTATATAGGTAGTTTTGCGATCGGGAATAACGGGTCAATTGATAGTGTGCAGGAGTCTGATGGTGCAGATGTGATCAATGTGCCTTTAGGCCCCAACTTTCCATCAGGCGTGTTTATCACCCAAGACGGTTCTAATGATCCCGCCGTACTTGTAGAAGATGACGGGGAAATTGAAAACATCAGCAGTAACTTTAAATTTGTTCCTTGGCAAAATATCGCCAATGCTTTCCCAGAGGCTTTAACCATCGATACCACAGGTTACGATCCCCGCAATCCTGATACTTCCCAGTTTGTTCCCAGAGTCACCCTCAAAGGCTTTGCTTCACTTCCTGCTGATACCTTTGCTGAGGGGCCAAGGTCTGGTAGTGCAATTACCGGAACCAACGGCCGGAATGTCCCCTTCGCCGCCCAACCGATACAAGGGTTTAGTGGTGTGCAGAGGGCTGATGATAATTCCTTCTATTTCCTCTCTGACAACGGTTTTGGCAGTCAAAGTAACAGTGCTGACTATCTGTTGCGGATTTATCGTGCTGATCCCAGTTTCCGGGGTGCAGAACCAGGGGGTAACGGAAGCGTCAATATTTTGAACTTTATTCAGCTATCTGACCCAGATAATAAAGTTCCTTTCCAAATTGTGAATGAAAACACCAGCGATCGCCTATTAACTGGTGCAGATTTTGATATTGAATCTTTCGTAATTGCGGAAGATGGTACTTTCTGGATTGGCGATGAGTTTGGCCCTTACTTACTGCACTTTGATGCAACCGGCAAACTGTTAGATGCACCGATTCCCACACCCAACATTACCAATCTCAATACTTTAGATGGTCAAGCACCAATTGTGATTGGACACCGAGGCGCAAGCGGTGAACTACCAGAACACACCCTTGGTTCTTATATGTTGGCGATTCAAAGAGGTGCAGACTTCATTGAACCGGACTTAGTGGTGACAAAAGATGGTGTGTTGATTGCCCGTCACGAACCGAATATTATTAACACTACCAACGTTTTAGATCATCCTGAATTTGCCGATCGCCTTAGAACTAAAATTGTAGATGGTATCGCTGAGGAAGGTTTCTTTGTTGAAGACTTCACCCTAGCAGAAATTAAAACCCTCCGCGCCAGAATCCAGCCAAGTTTCCGTACTCAAGCCTTTAACGACTTGTACGAAATTCCTACCTTGCAAGAAATCATTGATTTAGTGAAGCAGGTAGAAGCAGATACAGGTAAGAAAATCGGCATTTATCCCGAAACTAAGCACCCCACCTACTTTGCATCAGTTGGTACTCGTTTAGATGGCACACCAATCAATCAAGATATCAGTCAAAAGTTAGTTGATTTGTTAGTTGCCAATGACTTTACTGACCCCAATCGCGTATTTATTCAATCTTTCGAGGTCGGTAATCTCAGGCAACTCAATGATGTGATTTTACCTGCGGCTGGTATTGACTTACCGCTAATTCAGTTATTGGATGCCCGTGATGTCAATCTGGATGGTTCGCTGATTGACTATCAACCTTTTGACTTTGAAGTAAGTGGCGATACTCGCACCTACGGCGACTTAAGAACCCCCGAAGGTTTGCGAGAAATTGCCACCTACGCTGAAGGAATCGGCCCTTGGAAGCGGATGATTGTTTCGGTTCGCGGTGTGGATGCTAACGGCGATGGTCAAGCTGATGATGTCAATGGTGATGGATTAGTTAACGACGCAGATAAAACCTTAACTACACCAACCTCTTTGGTGAATGATGCCCATACTGCTGGCTTGTTAGTCCATCCTTATACATTCCGCAACGAAGGGCGTTATCTCGCATCAGACTACAACGGTGATCCTCAAGCGGAGTTTCGCCAGTTTATTCAGTTGGGCGTAGATGGTTACTTTACAGACTTCCCCGGTACTGGTGATTTTGTGCGTGACCAGTTAACAGGGCAGTTTGTCAGGTCGCCGCAAAACCCCGATGTCCGCAACCTGCAAGATTTTAATACTTTAAGTGGTGATGCACCATTAGTTATTGGACATCGTGGCGCGAGTGGTGAAAGACCAGAACATACTTTAGAAGCATACAGACTAGCGATCGCTCAAGGTGCAGATTTCATCGAACCTGACTTAGTAGCTACCAAAGATGGACGTTTAATCGCCCGTCACGAAAATGCTTTGGCAATTCTCAACAATGATGGTTCAGTTAATCTGACTGACACTAGCACCGATATTTACCTGCGTCCTGAGTTTGCTGACCGACTGACGACCAAAGTTATTGATGGTAGAACTATCAGAGGTTGGTTTACCGAAGACCTCACCTTAGCAGAAATCAAAACTCTGAATGCAATTGAACGCTTACCGGGCTTGCGCGGAACCAGATTTAACAATGATGGGTTGAAAGTTCCTACCCTCGAAGAAATTATTGATTTGGTGCAGCAAGTAGAAGCCGAAACTGGGCGGAAAATCGGCATTTATCCCGAAACCAAACACCCGACTTACTTTGCTGTTGAAGGTAGACGCATCGATGGTACACCCATCAATACCAGTCTGGGACAATTGCTGGTAAATGTTTTAGTTGCGGAAAACTTTACTGATCCCGACAGAGTATTTATTCAATCCTTTGAGGTGGGTAATCTGCGGGAATTGAAACAAAATATCTTACCCGCCGCCAGAATTAATATCCCCTTGATTCAGTTAATTGGGGGCGCGACAAGTCAACCTTACGACTTCCAATTTAATGGTGATACTCGCACCTACGGCGACTTAATTAGACCAACAGGACTAGCCGCGATCGCCACTTACGCAGTCGGGATTGGGCCTAACAAACGCCTGATTATCCCCGCGACAACAGTAGACCGTAACAGTGATGGTAGACCAGATGACCTCGATGGTGATGGTTCAATTACCGATGCAGATAGAGTCTTGGGTACGCCCACAACTTTAGTACAAGATGCCCACGCCGCAGGTTTGCAGGTACATCCTTATACCTTCCGCAGTGAAAGCGTGTTTTTAGCATCCGATTACAACGGCGACCCACTGGCAGAATACAGACAGTTCATCGAGTTGGGTGTAGATGCTTACTTTACCGATTTCCCCGGTGTCGGTGATTTAGTCCGCGACCAATTTGTTGGACAGCCAGCCGTTGCTAACCTTGGTGGTTCTAGAGGTTTTGAAGGTTTAGCCATCAGTCCCGACAGACAAACTTTGTACCCATTATTAGAAGGTACTGTGGCTGGCGACCCTGCTGGTTCACTGCGGATTTATAAATTTGATGTCGCCTCAGAACAATATCAAGGTTTGGTTGGTTATTACCGTTTGGATAACCCCAGTTATGCCATTGGTGATTTCACCGTCATCAACGAAAATGAATATCTGGTAATTGAACGGGATGGTCTGCAAGGTAGCGCCGCCCAATTCAAGAAAATCTTCAAAGTTGACTTCTCAAAACGCGATGCTAATGGCTTTGTGGAAAAACAAGAAGTTGCTGATTTGCTGAATATTCAAGACCCCAATGACTTGAATCGAGACGGTAGTACAAAATTTACCTTCCCCTTCGTCACTATTGAAGATGTGTTGGTATTGGATGCGAACACCATCTTGGTTGCCAACGATAATAATTATCCCTTCTCCCAAGGCAGACCAGGAGACATCGACAACAACGAAATTATTCTCCTGCATCTAGACAAGCCCCTGAATTTAACTACTGGTGTGATTAGTGTTACAAGCACCACGCCAAATGCCACAGAAGGAAATTCCACCCCTGCAACCTTCCGCATTTCTCGCGCTGGTAATACCAATACAGCTTTAACCTTCAACTATACTGTTGGTGGAACTGCCACTAACGGTAGTGATTACGACAGCCTCACAGGTACAGCCACCATCGCGGCTGGTAGTTCCTACGTGGATATAGCCGTTAAACCAATTGATGACAACTTGGTAGAAAGCAATGAAACAGTAACTTTAACGTTAGTTGATGGTAACAACTACGACCTTGCCAGAACTAACACCACCGCAACTGTTACTATTGCCGATAGCGATCGCTCTCTCGCCCAAACTCCCAATACTGATATATTCACAATCAAGGGTAGTGGTGCCAAAACCCGACTGCAAGTAGACCTCACCAGACGCGGTTCCAACCGTACCAATGAACTTGGTGTGTTTACCGTAGATGATGCCGCAGGTAGAATCAACGGTATCGCCCCAGGCGAAGCAGGTTACACCGCAGCCGCTTTAGAAAGGGCTAGAACCATCTTCTCGGCGGTGAATCGCGGCTTAAACAACGC carries:
- a CDS encoding phytase — its product is MEIASLNPDLSIPKNMQAGKTITNIEFLGQQIFATGFIPTGVAGIVNGTPTQVGGLSGLAYDAANNRYYAISDDRSQIGPARFYTFTGDPATNNVTFTNVTPLRDTNGNLFPALSLDPEDIVLTNNNTVFISSEGEVNPGAGRVTNPFVREFSLTTGQELRSLTIPTKFLPVVQDTNSDGLINTGDTQTSGVRNNLALESLTITPDQTTLFTATENALFQDGAVASLAAGTPSRILQYDLTTGQPTKEYLYVTDPVAETPVPNTAFSTNGLVDLLAIDNRGTILAVERSFSTGVPGTGNTIKIYEISLQGATDISSINSLSSLTAAELAAIQPAQKRLLLNLNDLDLPTGLDNIEGIEFGPTLPDGRQSIVLVSDNNFSATQFTQILTLGADLIPTVAPTVETSPALLDDDIQNADADDPAIYVNATNSADSLVLTSVKNGGLRVYNLSGELLQTFNPGDIRYNNIDLQYGFKLGNQTIDIAVASDRENDQLAIFKINPNPTTPGAYLEDITDSSLGTIFQAAPFEPPYSSDERSAYGLALYRSPQSNDYYAFVSRRETGDVAQLRLIDKGNGQIGAELVRQFTIPTTAGRSPQTEGMVVDQETGYLYIGQEDVGIWKFDAEPFGNNTGTLIDRVRDLGGSNLTNDVEGLTIYYGSDGQGYLLASSQGDNTFVAYNRAGNNEYIGSFAIGNNGSIDSVQESDGADVINVPLGPNFPSGVFITQDGSNDPAVLVEDDGEIENISSNFKFVPWQNIANAFPEALTIDTTGYDPRNPDTSQFVPRVTLKGFASLPADTFAEGPRSGSAITGTNGRNVPFAAQPIQGFSGVQRADDNSFYFLSDNGFGSQSNSADYLLRIYRADPSFRGAEPGGNGSVNILNFIQLSDPDNKVPFQIVNENTSDRLLTGADFDIESFVIAEDGTFWIGDEFGPYLLHFDATGKLLDAPIPTPNITNLNTLDGQAPIVIGHRGASGELPEHTLGSYMLAIQRGADFIEPDLVVTKDGVLIARHEPNIINTTNVLDHPEFADRLRTKIVDGIAEEGFFVEDFTLAEIKTLRARIQPSFRTQAFNDLYEIPTLQEIIDLVKQVEADTGKKIGIYPETKHPTYFASVGTRLDGTPINQDISQKLVDLLVANDFTDPNRVFIQSFEVGNLRQLNDVILPAAGIDLPLIQLLDARDVNLDGSLIDYQPFDFEVSGDTRTYGDLRTPEGLREIATYAEGIGPWKRMIVSVRGVDANGDGQADDVNGDGLVNDADKTLTTPTSLVNDAHTAGLLVHPYTFRNEGRYLASDYNGDPQAEFRQFIQLGVDGYFTDFPGTGDFVRDQLTGQFVRSPQNPDVRNLQDFNTLSGDAPLVIGHRGASGERPEHTLEAYRLAIAQGADFIEPDLVATKDGRLIARHENALAILNNDGSVNLTDTSTDIYLRPEFADRLTTKVIDGRTIRGWFTEDLTLAEIKTLNAIERLPGLRGTRFNNDGLKVPTLEEIIDLVQQVEAETGRKIGIYPETKHPTYFAVEGRRIDGTPINTSLGQLLVNVLVAENFTDPDRVFIQSFEVGNLRELKQNILPAARINIPLIQLIGGATSQPYDFQFNGDTRTYGDLIRPTGLAAIATYAVGIGPNKRLIIPATTVDRNSDGRPDDLDGDGSITDADRVLGTPTTLVQDAHAAGLQVHPYTFRSESVFLASDYNGDPLAEYRQFIELGVDAYFTDFPGVGDLVRDQFVGQPAVANLGGSRGFEGLAISPDRQTLYPLLEGTVAGDPAGSLRIYKFDVASEQYQGLVGYYRLDNPSYAIGDFTVINENEYLVIERDGLQGSAAQFKKIFKVDFSKRDANGFVEKQEVADLLNIQDPNDLNRDGSTKFTFPFVTIEDVLVLDANTILVANDNNYPFSQGRPGDIDNNEIILLHLDKPLNLTTGVISVTSTTPNATEGNSTPATFRISRAGNTNTALTFNYTVGGTATNGSDYDSLTGTATIAAGSSYVDIAVKPIDDNLVESNETVTLTLVDGNNYDLARTNTTATVTIADSDRSLAQTPNTDIFTIKGSGAKTRLQVDLTRRGSNRTNELGVFTVDDAAGRINGIAPGEAGYTAAALERARTIFSAVNRGLNNADVSRLLEFDSGDQLRFYVVNNGTSDAVRAGNIPSNSVIFANPNTQRITNLGNDKFSLAWEFQPGNGQPFQDLVVNIQSTDTVLPIGTALQGQSQAELIDLRNVTELVTADFIVSKDASFRNYASFYRVSDVNGGIDLNGDGQADILPGQAGYTEAAVRNRVSGIDLTANRGITTYSATLQGGYIYAPFIIVNDTPESVLDSNPRNPAVYFPFLGANTRQTDQITLLGNNIFGFEDLPRGGDRDFNDLIVRVELNIA